The sequence below is a genomic window from Microbacterium sp. cx-55.
GAGCCGCTGCGCCCGTGGAAGGCGGAGCAGCTCGGCGGCGGGTACGCGGTGTCGAGCTTCGTGGAGCGGACGGCCTACGAGTCGGCGGCGGCCATCGTCGCCGTGAGCGGCGGTATGCGGGCCGACATTCTCCGGAGCTACCCGCAGGTCGACCCGGAGAAGGTGCACGTCATCTACAACGGCATCGACGTGGAGGCATGGCAGCCGGTGGACGACGTCGAGCTCCTCGCGACGCTCGGCATCGATGCCGCGCGGCCCTCGGTCGTCTTCGTCGGTCGGATCACTCGGCAGAAGGGCCTGCCGTACCTGCTGCGCGCAGCGCGACTGCTTCCGCCGGAGGTGCAACTCGTCCTGTGCGCCGGAGCTCCCGATACCCCGGAGATCCTCGCCGAGGTCGAGGGGCTCGTCCGGGAGCTTCAGGAGACGCGTGAGGGAGTCGTGTGGATCGACCGCCACCTGCCCCGCCGCGAACTGTGCGCGGTGCTGACCTCTGCGACGACCTTCGTCTGCCCCTCGATCTACGAGCCGCTCGGAATCGTGAACCTCGAAGCCATGGCGTGCGGCGCCGCGGTGGTCGGCACCGCGACCGGCGGAATCCCCGAAGTCGTCGAGGACGGCGTGACCGGTCGCCTCGTGCCGATCGAGCAGGTGCAGGACGGCACCGGCACGCCGGTCGACCCGGACCGCTTCGTGGCCGATCTCGCGCGGGTGCTGACCGAGGTCGTCTCCGATCCGATCCGCGCGCGGGAGTACGGCGCGGCGGGTCGCAAGCGCGCGGCGGACGAGTTCAGCTGGGCCCGGATCGCGGAGCAGACCGAGCAGCTGTACCGCTCGCTCGTGGGCGCCCGGTGACCTCGGCGAGGCGGCGACCCGCCGTACCCGGCAGCTAGGCTGGGGACCATGCCGCAGGTGCTGGAGTTCTCTGACGTCGTCGTCCGCCGCAATGCGAGAGACATCGTCTCTCACCTGGATTGGCGGGTGGATGCGGACCAGCGCTGGGTGATTCTCGGCGCGAACGGCGCGGGCAAGACCACCGTGCTGCAGCTGGCCGCGTCGCTCGAGCACCCGACGGCCGGATCGGTCACGATCCTGGGGGAGCGGCTGGGGCGCACGGACGTGTTCGAGCTGCGTCCCCGAATCGGGTTCGCCTCATCCGCGATGGCGAAGCGCATCCCCGCGGACGAGACCGTCCTCAACGTCGTGCTGACCGCCGCCTACGCGGTCGTCGGCCGCTGGAACGAGGAGTACGACCGGATCGACGAGCGCCGTGCGCTGCGCGTTCTCGCGGAGTGGAAGCTCGATCACCTCGCCGACCGCACCTTCGGCACGCTGTCGGATGGTGAGCAGAAGCGCGTGCAGATCGCGCGATCGGTGATGACCGACCCCGAGCTGCTGCTGCTCGATGAGCCGACTGCGAGCCTCGACCTCGGTGCGCGCGAAGAGCTCATGGCGTTGCTCGGCGGGTACGCGCAGGTCGCAACCACGCCGGCGATGGTGATGGTCACCCACCACGTCGAAGAGATCCCGGTCGGATTCACGCACCTGCTCCTGCTCCGCGATGGCGCGGTCGTCGCGGCCGGGCCCATCGCCGAGACCCTCACGGCCGAGAATCTGTCGACGACGTTCGGCATGCCGATCCTCGTCACCGAGGTCGAAGGCCGCTACGCGGCACGCGCCGCGCACTGAACCGGATGCGGCGTTCCGCGCCGAACCTGGTAGACTTGACCCTTGGTGCGTCACGCACCTACGACTTTTGACGCCACCCCAAGGATTCCTCATGAAGACTGACATTCACCCCGGCTACAAGGCCGTCGTTTTCCGCGACCTCGGTTCGGGCGAGACCTTCCTCACGCGCTCCACGGTCAGCAGCGACAAGACCATCGAGCTCGACGGAGTCGAGTACCCCGTCATCGACGTTGAGATCTCGTCCGCGTCGCACCCGTTCTACACGGGCAAGCAGCGCATCATGGACTCGGCCGGTCGCGTCGAGAAGTTCAACCAGCGCTTCAAGAACTTCGGCGCCAAGTAAGCCGCGTACGGAAGGCCCCGCTTCGGCGGGGCCTTCCGTCGTTCCGGCTGCGTGTGATCAGCGGATCGGCCACCGGCCGTCGACCGTGTCGTCCGGATCGATGCGCCCAATGCGCACGAAGTACTCGGTGAGGCTCTCGGCCTGTTCGCGCGCCCAGCCGATCTGCTGGGTATGGAGTTCGACGCCGTCGGCGGGCAGGCGATACCCGAAACGATCGGCGAGAGCCTGCGCGATGCGGCCCGCGGCGATGGCGTCCGCGGCCGCGTCGTGTGCGCCGAGGAGCGGCACCGCGTAGTGCTCGGCGACGACGCCGAGCGTGCGCTTGCCGCGGCGGTAGCGATCGACGGCTTTGTCGAGCACGAGCGGGTCGATGACGGGCGTGGGTGCCACGATCGGCGCGTGGCCGTAGCGGAGCGCCTCGTGCTTGAGCATCGAGAAGTCGAAGGGTGCGTTGTAGGCGACGACGGCGATGCCGCGTGCGAAGAGATCACGGAGAGCGTCGAGGATCTCACCGACCACCTCGGCGGCGGGGCGCCCGTCCGCCCGTGCCCGCTCGGTCGTAATGCCGTGCACCGCGGTCGCCCCGGCCGGGATCTCGATCCCCGGATCGGCCGCCCACGCGTGGGCCTCGCAGACGTGGCCGTCGGAGTCCAGGACCCCGACGTGCGCGGTGACGATCCGATCGTTCACGGTGTCGATCCCGGTGGTCTCCAGATCGAAGACGCCGATGCGTTGCGCCCACTCCGGCCTGTCGAAAAGCGGAAGGGTCTCGGCCGGCCACGGGTTCATGCCGCTCACGGTACGCGAGGCCGCCGACACGCCCCGACGGGCACGCCGCCCCACTCCCGGGTTCGCTCGGGAGCAGGGCGTGACTCGTAGACTCGGGTGGTGACAGTTCCGCATCCGTACGCCGATCTGCTCGCGGCGATCTCCGTTGCGCGTCACACGCGCACGGTTCTCGGCGGTCAGACCGTCTACTGGGTCTACGGCGACGCGGATGCGGAGACGACGCTGCTCGTCGTCCACGGATTCCGCGGTGAGCATCACGGTCTCGAGCCGGTCATCGCGTACCTCCCGGGGCTGCGGATCATCTCGCCCGACCTCCCCGGTTTCGGGGAGAGCCCGGCGCTTCCGGGACGGCAGCATGACATCGCGACCTACGCCGCGTGGCTCGCCGAGTTCTCGGCGGCGGTCGCTCCGGGTGCCGTGGTGCTCGGGCACTCGTTCGGGTCGATCGTGGCCGCGGCGGCCGTGGCCGACGGGTTGCCGACGCCCCGCCTCATCCTCGTGAACCCGATCGGGGCGCCGGCTCTCGAGGGGCCCCGCGGCGTCCTGACCCGGCTCGCGGTGTTCTACTACCGCGCGGCGGCGCGGCTTCCGCGCCGGATCGGTGACGCCGTGCTGCGCAGTCGGGTCATCGTGCGGGTCATGAGCGTGTCGATGGCGAAGACGCACGACCGTACGCTGCGGCGCTTCATCCACGACCAGCACGACACGTACTTCTCGCGGTTCGCGGATCGCGATGTGCTGCTGCAGGCCTTCGTCGCCTCGGTGTCGAACGATGTGCGGGCATCGGCGCCGCGCATCCACGTGCCCGTCCTCCTCGTCGCGGCAGAGCGCGACGACATCACCCCGATCGAGGCGGAACGGCGCCTGGCGCGCATGTTCGCCGACGCGGAGCTCGTGGAGATCCCCGATGTCGGGCATCTCATCCACTACGAGACCCCGCGTGCCGCCGCGGACGCGATCAGGCGGTTTCTTCCGCTTTCCGACGCCGGTACGCGTTGACGTTCATCCGATTGCCGCAGTTGCCGGTGTCGCAGTAGCGCTTGGACTTGTTCCGCGAGTAGTCGATGTAGACCGAGCGGCAATCGTCCGCCGAACAGACGCGGACGCGGTCGTACTCGTCCGCGCGAATGACGTCGATGAAGGCCATGGCGGTTTCGACGAGGATGCGGGTCGAGAGCTGCTCGTCGTCCTCCGCCGCGTGGATGTGCCACTGCTCGTAGCCCGCGTGCGAGACGAGTTGGGGGAGCGCGCGGGCATCGCGGAGCATGGCGTTCACGAGCGGCACGGCGTCGTCGCGGCGGACGCCCCAGAGTCCCTGCAGGCGAGGGCGGATGGCGCGGAGCGCCGCGAGTTCTTCGGCGTCTCGCTGCAGTCGCCCGGTGTACACGCGCTCGTCGAGGAACCGGTTTAGATCGGCTATGTCGACGAGCCCGTCGTGGCCCTCGGAGGACGTGACCGGCAGGGTGTTGACCAGGTCGACGGCAGCGGCGAGCGCCAACTGAGTGTCATGGATGAAAACCATCTTGACTCCTGACAGGGTGATCGCTAGTGTCACAAGCGTAACCCCACTTCACTCATGACAGGCGGCGAGCCGATGGCGATATCGACGGCGTCCACACCGATCATCGGCGATTCCTCGCGCCCCTCCGGTGCGCCACGCGCGGCCGGACTCATGATCGGGCTCACGTCGGCCCTCGCGTTCTCGTCGAGCGGGCCGCTCGTCAAGCCGCTCCTGGAGGCGGGGTGGACGCTCGGCGCAGCGCTCCTCATCCGCATGGGTCTGGCCGCTCTGGTGCTCTCGCCGGCCCTCGTCATGGCCGTGCACCGCCGGCCCGGCCTGCTCCGCCGCGAGGGCCGACTGATCGTCGGGTTCGGTCTGACCGCCGTCGCCGGATGCCAGTTGTTCTACTTCGCCGCCATGCAGCGGATGCCGGTCGCCGTCGCTCTGCTCATCCAGTACTTGGCACCTGTCCTGCTGGTTCTGCTCGCGTGGGCGCGCACCCGCCGTGCCCCGTCCCGCACCGTGATCGCGGGGTCGATCATGGCGCTCGTCGGCCTGGTGCTCGTCGTCGACATCTCCGGTGCGCGCTTCGACCTGCTCGGCACCGGCTTCGCGCTTCTCGCCGCGTGCTGCGTCGGGGCCTACTTCCTGCTCTCCGAGCGCGCCGGAGAAGACCTCCCG
It includes:
- a CDS encoding type B 50S ribosomal protein L31, producing MKTDIHPGYKAVVFRDLGSGETFLTRSTVSSDKTIELDGVEYPVIDVEISSASHPFYTGKQRIMDSAGRVEKFNQRFKNFGAK
- a CDS encoding exonuclease domain-containing protein yields the protein MNPWPAETLPLFDRPEWAQRIGVFDLETTGIDTVNDRIVTAHVGVLDSDGHVCEAHAWAADPGIEIPAGATAVHGITTERARADGRPAAEVVGEILDALRDLFARGIAVVAYNAPFDFSMLKHEALRYGHAPIVAPTPVIDPLVLDKAVDRYRRGKRTLGVVAEHYAVPLLGAHDAAADAIAAGRIAQALADRFGYRLPADGVELHTQQIGWAREQAESLTEYFVRIGRIDPDDTVDGRWPIR
- a CDS encoding CGNR zinc finger domain-containing protein; this translates as MVFIHDTQLALAAAVDLVNTLPVTSSEGHDGLVDIADLNRFLDERVYTGRLQRDAEELAALRAIRPRLQGLWGVRRDDAVPLVNAMLRDARALPQLVSHAGYEQWHIHAAEDDEQLSTRILVETAMAFIDVIRADEYDRVRVCSADDCRSVYIDYSRNKSKRYCDTGNCGNRMNVNAYRRRKAEETA
- a CDS encoding EamA family transporter — encoded protein: MAISTASTPIIGDSSRPSGAPRAAGLMIGLTSALAFSSSGPLVKPLLEAGWTLGAALLIRMGLAALVLSPALVMAVHRRPGLLRREGRLIVGFGLTAVAGCQLFYFAAMQRMPVAVALLIQYLAPVLLVLLAWARTRRAPSRTVIAGSIMALVGLVLVVDISGARFDLLGTGFALLAACCVGAYFLLSERAGEDLPPLALAAGGLVVGAVLMAVLCLVGILPFAMPLVGVELGGIELPALLPILWVGCIATTLGYALGVKAVPLLGSRVASFVGLSEVLFALGFAWLLLGETPGIWQIVGGVLIVGGVVLVRRDRNGAAEPRGEAASVPVVPVP
- the glgA gene encoding glycogen synthase; the encoded protein is MRVDIISKEYPPAVYGGAGVHVTELVKALRERMDVQVRAFGEPRDEAGTSSYPVPSELASANPAIQTLGTDLEIVGDVAGADVVHSHTWYANFAGYVASLLHGIPHVVSAHSLEPLRPWKAEQLGGGYAVSSFVERTAYESAAAIVAVSGGMRADILRSYPQVDPEKVHVIYNGIDVEAWQPVDDVELLATLGIDAARPSVVFVGRITRQKGLPYLLRAARLLPPEVQLVLCAGAPDTPEILAEVEGLVRELQETREGVVWIDRHLPRRELCAVLTSATTFVCPSIYEPLGIVNLEAMACGAAVVGTATGGIPEVVEDGVTGRLVPIEQVQDGTGTPVDPDRFVADLARVLTEVVSDPIRAREYGAAGRKRAADEFSWARIAEQTEQLYRSLVGAR
- a CDS encoding ABC transporter ATP-binding protein, which gives rise to MPQVLEFSDVVVRRNARDIVSHLDWRVDADQRWVILGANGAGKTTVLQLAASLEHPTAGSVTILGERLGRTDVFELRPRIGFASSAMAKRIPADETVLNVVLTAAYAVVGRWNEEYDRIDERRALRVLAEWKLDHLADRTFGTLSDGEQKRVQIARSVMTDPELLLLDEPTASLDLGAREELMALLGGYAQVATTPAMVMVTHHVEEIPVGFTHLLLLRDGAVVAAGPIAETLTAENLSTTFGMPILVTEVEGRYAARAAH
- a CDS encoding alpha/beta fold hydrolase, with the protein product MTVPHPYADLLAAISVARHTRTVLGGQTVYWVYGDADAETTLLVVHGFRGEHHGLEPVIAYLPGLRIISPDLPGFGESPALPGRQHDIATYAAWLAEFSAAVAPGAVVLGHSFGSIVAAAAVADGLPTPRLILVNPIGAPALEGPRGVLTRLAVFYYRAAARLPRRIGDAVLRSRVIVRVMSVSMAKTHDRTLRRFIHDQHDTYFSRFADRDVLLQAFVASVSNDVRASAPRIHVPVLLVAAERDDITPIEAERRLARMFADAELVEIPDVGHLIHYETPRAAADAIRRFLPLSDAGTR